A genome region from Akkermansiaceae bacterium includes the following:
- the cysK gene encoding cysteine synthase A yields the protein MNIAENMVATVGNTPLVRLNHITKGLEAEICVKAEFFNPLFSVKDRIGKSMIEAGERDGLLKSGGLIIEPTSGNTGIALAFVARSKGYRCILTMPESMSVERRVLLRLLGAEIVLTPRAKGMGGAIAMAKKLLAETPGAFGPGQFDNPANPQVHRETTAEEIWRDTDGQIDAFVAGVGTGGTITGVSEVLKSRCAMKTFAVEPANSPVISGGQPGPHMIQGIGAGFIPGNLNVGIIDETILVSNEDAFATAQALAQQEGLPAGISTGANVWAAMQIAKRPEFKGKRIVTIGCSSSERYLSTPLAEKLREECAALPVHEI from the coding sequence ATGAACATCGCAGAAAACATGGTTGCCACTGTCGGCAACACCCCGCTCGTCCGCCTCAACCACATTACCAAAGGCCTGGAGGCCGAGATCTGCGTGAAGGCGGAGTTTTTCAACCCCCTCTTCAGCGTGAAAGACCGCATCGGGAAATCCATGATCGAGGCGGGCGAGCGCGATGGCCTGCTCAAATCCGGTGGCCTCATCATCGAGCCGACCTCCGGCAACACCGGCATCGCCCTTGCCTTCGTCGCCCGCTCCAAGGGCTACCGCTGTATCCTGACCATGCCGGAGAGCATGTCGGTGGAGCGCCGCGTTCTGCTCCGCTTGCTAGGTGCCGAAATCGTCCTGACCCCCCGCGCCAAAGGCATGGGCGGCGCGATCGCCATGGCGAAAAAACTTCTCGCCGAAACCCCCGGCGCGTTCGGCCCCGGGCAGTTCGATAACCCGGCCAACCCACAGGTTCACCGCGAGACGACGGCCGAGGAAATCTGGCGCGACACCGACGGCCAGATCGACGCCTTCGTGGCCGGGGTCGGCACCGGCGGTACGATCACCGGGGTTTCCGAAGTCCTCAAGTCCCGTTGTGCCATGAAAACCTTCGCCGTCGAGCCTGCGAACAGCCCTGTCATTTCCGGCGGGCAGCCCGGTCCGCACATGATCCAGGGGATCGGTGCCGGCTTCATCCCGGGCAATCTCAATGTGGGCATCATCGACGAGACCATCCTTGTCAGCAACGAGGACGCCTTCGCCACCGCGCAGGCTCTCGCCCAGCAGGAAGGCCTGCCTGCGGGGATTTCCACAGGAGCGAACGTCTGGGCCGCCATGCAGATCGCCAAGCGCCCGGAGTTCAAGGGCAAGCGCATCGTCACCATCGGATGCTCGTCGAGCGAACGCTACCTTTCTACGCCCCTGGCGGAAAAGCTCCGCGAGGAGTGCGCCGCCCTGCCGGTGCATGAGATCTAG
- a CDS encoding OmpH family outer membrane protein, whose protein sequence is MKFSLSLLWIALTVMSPAASKLAVVRVTDIYRELPSTAAMQKEIQGQRDAILLNKRAEQLRAIIGQLQLIQSQLQAKKDELESEDGRKLVREYEIKRQEAETLRQEFEKFREAEDKRINRMMVEAMRASLGRIMGAAEQLAKEQNLDGVLDISGSSNTGVPFVLYVKDPVDLSDGVIALLDEKPLDEAPKEPEAQAEADKPEG, encoded by the coding sequence ATGAAATTTTCATTAAGCTTACTGTGGATCGCGCTGACGGTGATGTCACCCGCAGCCTCGAAGCTCGCGGTCGTCCGGGTCACGGACATCTACCGTGAGCTGCCTTCCACGGCGGCGATGCAAAAGGAAATCCAGGGTCAGCGTGATGCCATCCTGCTCAACAAGCGCGCCGAGCAGCTGCGCGCCATCATCGGGCAGCTGCAATTGATCCAAAGCCAGCTCCAGGCGAAAAAGGATGAGTTGGAATCCGAGGACGGCAGGAAGCTGGTGAGGGAATACGAGATCAAGCGCCAGGAAGCGGAAACGCTCAGGCAGGAGTTCGAGAAATTCCGTGAAGCCGAGGACAAGCGCATCAACAGGATGATGGTGGAGGCCATGCGCGCCTCGCTGGGACGCATCATGGGCGCTGCGGAACAGCTCGCGAAGGAGCAGAACCTGGATGGGGTGCTGGATATCTCCGGGAGCTCGAACACAGGCGTGCCATTCGTGCTCTACGTGAAGGATCCTGTGGATTTGAGCGACGGCGTCATCGCCCTGCTTGATGAGAAACCGTTGGACGAAGCGCCAAAAGAGCCCGAAGCTCAGGCAGAAGCCGATAAACCGGAAGGTTAG
- a CDS encoding DUF1501 domain-containing protein encodes MNPNQLTELNRRDFLTRTARTCFGLTIAGSAAELFNPRALAADPAVVKAGGGKAKHVIYLYMSGGMTHIDTFDPKPDAPAEYRGPTEAIKTNVDGIRLGHCLPMLAKHMDKVALIRSLNTTQGAHEQGKYVMHTGYTQRGSIAHPSSGAWVSRLSSAINETIPSFVLIGGGNNHPGGGFFEPKYSPLPIGDPEKGLRNVRMRRDTDDASFNRQLSLREELDHDFDSRFHSGQRSVRAYGEVYDSAVKLMHSKDLEAFDLSKESADSRAAYGSDRFGQGVLLARRLVERGVRFVEVEFGGFDWHDSNFDQMEQKIPILDQALSTLLTDLSAKGLLGETLVVVATEFGRTPKIVADRAGRNHFPKAFSCLMAGGGIKGGMAYGKTDETASNVIEDKVGASDFNATIAHAMGIPHDLVLMSPSKRPFKMGGKDGKPIGALFG; translated from the coding sequence ATGAATCCGAACCAACTCACCGAACTCAACCGAAGGGATTTCCTCACCCGCACGGCGCGCACCTGCTTCGGCCTGACCATCGCCGGCTCCGCCGCGGAGCTGTTCAACCCCCGCGCCCTTGCGGCAGACCCTGCCGTCGTGAAAGCAGGCGGCGGCAAGGCAAAGCATGTCATCTACCTCTACATGTCCGGAGGCATGACCCACATCGACACCTTCGATCCCAAGCCGGACGCCCCCGCCGAATACCGCGGCCCCACGGAGGCGATCAAGACCAACGTCGATGGCATCCGGCTCGGCCACTGCCTTCCCATGCTTGCCAAGCACATGGACAAAGTCGCCCTGATCCGCTCGCTCAACACCACACAAGGCGCACATGAGCAGGGAAAATACGTCATGCACACCGGCTACACCCAGCGCGGCAGCATCGCCCACCCCTCCTCCGGCGCATGGGTCTCGCGGCTCTCCTCCGCAATCAACGAAACCATCCCCTCCTTCGTCCTGATAGGCGGTGGCAACAACCATCCCGGCGGCGGTTTCTTCGAACCGAAATACTCCCCCCTTCCCATCGGGGATCCGGAAAAAGGCCTCCGCAACGTCAGGATGCGCCGCGACACCGACGATGCATCCTTCAACCGCCAGCTCTCCCTACGCGAGGAGCTTGACCATGATTTCGACTCCCGCTTCCACAGCGGCCAACGCTCAGTCCGCGCATACGGCGAGGTCTATGACTCAGCCGTCAAGCTCATGCACAGCAAGGATCTCGAAGCCTTCGATCTCTCCAAGGAATCCGCCGACTCCCGTGCCGCCTACGGCAGCGACCGCTTCGGCCAGGGTGTACTGCTCGCACGCCGCCTCGTTGAGCGCGGTGTGCGATTCGTGGAGGTGGAGTTCGGCGGCTTCGACTGGCACGACTCGAACTTCGACCAGATGGAGCAGAAAATCCCCATCCTCGATCAGGCGCTCTCGACCCTCCTAACAGATCTCTCCGCAAAAGGCCTGCTGGGGGAAACCCTGGTTGTCGTTGCCACGGAATTCGGCCGCACCCCGAAAATCGTCGCCGACAGGGCGGGGCGCAACCATTTCCCGAAAGCCTTCTCCTGCCTGATGGCAGGCGGCGGAATCAAGGGCGGCATGGCATACGGCAAGACCGATGAAACCGCATCCAACGTCATCGAGGACAAGGTCGGGGCATCCGATTTCAACGCCACCATCGCACACGCCATGGGCATCCCACATGATCTCGTCCTAATGTCCCCTTCCAAACGCCCCTTCAAGATGGGCGGCAAGGATGGAAAGCCGATCGGGGCGCTGTTCGGATAG
- a CDS encoding DUF1549 domain-containing protein: MLFIGKSLALFPLVAFGIASTSAKTLTEKQALDAAARIDHLLSADLKAANLSPTGRIDDGTFLRRAYLGIIGRIPSEKEARAFLDDPSPDKRAALVNSLTSSPGFDSHLFNWAGDLLRLQTRQEQFGLGWHVWLRKSLSENKPWDVLVREMLSSTGHTAKNPAVGYYLRDRNMQLDNFSNTMQVFLGRQIGCAQCHDHPFDDWSQMEYYRMAAFGGGFEYRSEDAKETVRRVIADTRPETQDKRGGKGAKKDKKALRASMDRQRSEARTISRTIAPLFGDFNKNALIDDPAKSLHLPEDYQYKDGAPGQKVDAETLFGVQLKDVPPEQRREAFAKWVTSPENPFFTKVIANRLWARTFGHGLHDPIDDWTDSSNPAHPEVLAFLEVTMKAVDYDLRQFCRILFLTNLFQRECDPTEPQPGTPHLVRGPALQRMSAEQIHDSMVVLTHGEINDSPLDTNESRWESYTQSVAKLMSADSRDLLVLGESASQAEAAYREARTETRALQAKVAKAGSPEERRKIYQALVTARNKELAFRRQSDPLSSMGMSMMEMDSRSKGKRAGKSTARASELPAPFNPGTLVREFGGSDRETPSSGDTIPTVPQALALLNDYETDILGDRRSDLAGRLSSLKSPEERLDLIFLLLYSRPPTIAENRRFAPLAKDNESLRELTRAMLTSNRFIFIQ; this comes from the coding sequence ATGCTTTTCATTGGAAAATCACTCGCCCTCTTTCCGCTGGTCGCATTCGGCATCGCGTCCACATCCGCAAAGACCCTGACGGAAAAACAGGCACTTGATGCCGCGGCGCGCATCGACCACCTTTTGTCCGCCGATCTCAAGGCAGCCAACCTTTCGCCCACCGGCCGCATCGACGACGGCACCTTCCTCCGGCGCGCCTACCTTGGCATTATCGGGCGTATCCCAAGCGAGAAGGAAGCCCGGGCATTCCTGGACGATCCGTCACCGGACAAACGAGCCGCCCTGGTGAATTCGCTCACCTCCTCGCCCGGCTTCGACAGCCACCTTTTCAACTGGGCGGGCGATCTCCTGCGCCTGCAGACAAGGCAGGAACAGTTCGGCCTCGGCTGGCATGTCTGGCTGCGCAAATCCCTTTCGGAGAACAAGCCGTGGGACGTTCTCGTCAGGGAGATGCTCTCCTCAACCGGACACACGGCGAAAAACCCCGCCGTCGGCTACTATCTGCGAGACCGCAACATGCAGTTGGATAATTTCAGCAACACCATGCAGGTCTTCCTCGGCCGCCAGATCGGCTGCGCCCAGTGCCACGACCACCCCTTCGATGACTGGAGCCAGATGGAATACTACCGGATGGCGGCCTTCGGAGGCGGCTTCGAATACCGCAGCGAGGATGCCAAGGAAACCGTCCGCAGGGTCATTGCCGACACACGCCCGGAAACGCAGGATAAGCGAGGCGGCAAAGGCGCAAAGAAGGATAAGAAAGCTCTCCGCGCCTCGATGGACAGACAGCGCAGCGAAGCGAGGACGATCTCCAGGACAATCGCCCCGCTCTTCGGCGACTTCAACAAGAACGCCCTCATCGACGATCCTGCGAAATCCCTGCACCTGCCAGAAGATTACCAATACAAGGACGGCGCACCCGGCCAAAAGGTCGATGCGGAAACCTTGTTCGGCGTCCAGCTCAAGGATGTCCCGCCGGAGCAGCGCCGCGAGGCGTTCGCCAAATGGGTGACGTCTCCGGAAAACCCTTTTTTCACCAAGGTCATCGCCAACCGTCTATGGGCACGCACCTTTGGACACGGCCTCCACGATCCCATCGATGACTGGACGGATAGCAGCAACCCCGCACATCCCGAGGTGCTCGCATTCCTTGAGGTCACCATGAAAGCCGTGGACTACGATCTCCGCCAATTCTGCCGCATCCTCTTCCTGACAAACCTTTTCCAGCGCGAGTGCGATCCCACGGAGCCGCAGCCCGGCACCCCGCACCTCGTCCGCGGCCCCGCCTTGCAGCGCATGTCCGCAGAGCAGATCCACGATTCCATGGTCGTCCTCACCCATGGGGAGATCAACGACTCACCCCTGGATACCAACGAATCCCGCTGGGAAAGCTACACCCAGTCGGTCGCGAAACTCATGTCCGCCGATTCCCGCGACCTTCTCGTCCTCGGCGAGTCCGCCTCGCAGGCGGAGGCCGCATACCGCGAGGCGAGGACCGAGACCCGCGCCCTCCAGGCAAAGGTCGCCAAGGCCGGATCCCCGGAAGAGCGGAGAAAAATCTACCAAGCGCTTGTCACCGCACGAAACAAGGAGCTTGCGTTCAGGAGGCAGAGCGACCCGCTCAGCTCCATGGGCATGTCGATGATGGAAATGGACTCACGCAGCAAAGGCAAGCGCGCCGGAAAATCCACCGCCCGCGCCTCCGAGCTGCCCGCCCCTTTCAATCCCGGCACCCTCGTCCGCGAATTCGGTGGCAGCGACCGCGAGACACCCTCCTCCGGTGACACGATCCCCACGGTGCCCCAGGCGCTTGCGCTGCTGAATGATTATGAAACAGATATCCTCGGCGACAGGCGCTCCGACCTGGCGGGCCGCCTCTCTTCCCTGAAATCCCCCGAGGAACGGCTCGATCTCATCTTCCTGCTGCTCTACTCGCGCCCGCCCACAATTGCGGAAAACCGGCGCTTCGCGCCCCTCGCCAAGGACAACGAATCCCTCCGCGAACTCACCCGGGCCATGCTCACGTCAAACCGCTTCATCTTCATACAGTAG
- a CDS encoding TatD family hydrolase, whose product MRYIEPHAHMVSRTTDDYEKLAIAGCEALCEPAFWAGFDRSSADGFYDYFRQLTEYEPRRAARFGIRHFCWLCINPKEADDPGFAREVMALIPDFIERENVLGIGEIGLNKNTRSELQIFEEHVQIALDHDLPVLIHTPHLEDKLKGTKLIIDSLASFSKLDRSKVIIDHVEEHTAGLVLDAGFWAGMTLYPESKCTPNRAIDILEIFGNERIWMNSACDWGVSDPMAVPKCALEMKRRKYSAEQIAKVVYDNPLEFLRQSPRFNL is encoded by the coding sequence ATGCGCTACATCGAACCCCACGCCCACATGGTCAGCCGCACGACGGATGACTACGAAAAGCTCGCCATCGCAGGCTGCGAGGCGCTCTGCGAACCGGCTTTCTGGGCGGGCTTCGACAGATCTTCCGCAGACGGTTTTTACGACTACTTCCGCCAGCTCACGGAATATGAGCCGAGGCGCGCGGCACGCTTCGGCATCAGGCATTTCTGCTGGCTCTGCATCAATCCCAAGGAAGCGGATGATCCGGGTTTCGCCCGCGAGGTCATGGCACTGATCCCGGACTTCATCGAAAGGGAAAACGTGCTGGGGATCGGCGAGATCGGGCTGAACAAGAACACCCGCAGCGAACTCCAGATCTTCGAGGAACACGTCCAGATCGCCCTCGACCACGACCTTCCTGTGCTCATCCACACCCCTCACCTTGAGGACAAGCTCAAGGGTACGAAACTCATCATCGACTCGCTGGCTTCCTTTTCGAAGCTGGACCGGTCCAAGGTGATCATCGACCATGTCGAGGAACACACAGCCGGGCTGGTGCTTGATGCCGGTTTCTGGGCGGGCATGACCCTGTATCCGGAGAGCAAATGCACGCCGAACCGGGCCATCGACATCCTTGAGATTTTTGGCAACGAGCGGATCTGGATGAACTCCGCCTGCGACTGGGGTGTTTCCGACCCCATGGCGGTTCCGAAATGCGCGCTTGAAATGAAGCGCCGGAAATACAGTGCGGAACAGATCGCGAAGGTGGTCTATGACAACCCGCTCGAATTCCTCCGGCAGTCACCGCGTTTCAACCTTTGA
- a CDS encoding DUF1553 domain-containing protein encodes MHIPRIIALTALAMQASTAAPDFVKDIQPILERNCVRCHNADKTKGGLRMDTHELIMEGGDTADAIVPGDPAASELLVRIHLRPIDEGVMPDEGRALEPAEVALLDEWVKAGAHWPKGITLTEQKPAPVKRVPIPDRIPVSAADAANIIDDILARENAGSEAITTPPVGDAVFLRRATIDIIGRIPTMDEIRAFEAMGEGRREKLIDRLLSDKRYADRWTIFMADMLRIRSDIEGGNQLLAYVNGSLAAGKPYDLIARELISASGRANSNPAVGFILGDDVNPMELAAATAQVFLGVRMGCAMCHDHPFDDWQQRDFYDLAAFFGKTKKVGNRDRGMVYATEGDTMAVMWPPEDKAKEGKREAVRPRFPFKSAAVKETPPHIARFEKARTALEDKSSGKDANAELDALLDAPGPTVGRRQNEVLEEAKKESRLLDVHGDIYRASELRNQLAGLITNPRNDFFARAFVNRMWAELIGRGFVEPLDNFSPYVDLNHASTLDFLAHEFTASGFDIRHLIRIITLSDAYRRSQLTAEVPLTIRELSERNFTAAPARRMLGEVIYDSIVIAGHLEDFKWPAGANNKEISREIRVPTGEYIMAENGAEPAPVMEAAAPKMRGDGYDLESSLKLDFNSILSADERNELDTMRKESDEQIKAREMAAMQKERDQRVMKFRTETVTETVDDNPRFDSALRMATPAPPAHFLRVFGQPARTGLGEFRDPSSSLRQQLMMLNGRMTHEASRVGPLEPIHRVLEKDTALAIDFAYREILTRLPTPEEKSEALQLLSENPHEGMADLRWALLNCNEFRFVP; translated from the coding sequence GTGCACATCCCACGAATCATCGCCCTCACAGCGCTAGCCATGCAGGCATCAACGGCAGCGCCGGATTTCGTGAAAGACATCCAGCCCATCCTCGAGCGGAACTGTGTGCGTTGCCACAACGCGGACAAGACCAAGGGGGGCCTGCGCATGGACACCCACGAGCTGATCATGGAGGGCGGCGACACCGCCGATGCCATCGTCCCTGGCGATCCCGCCGCCAGCGAGCTCCTCGTCCGCATCCACCTCCGCCCCATCGACGAGGGCGTGATGCCAGACGAAGGCCGCGCCCTTGAGCCCGCCGAGGTCGCGCTGCTCGATGAATGGGTCAAAGCAGGCGCGCATTGGCCGAAAGGCATAACCCTCACCGAGCAGAAGCCAGCCCCCGTGAAACGCGTCCCCATCCCGGATCGCATCCCCGTTTCCGCCGCCGACGCCGCAAACATCATCGATGACATACTCGCCCGGGAAAACGCAGGATCCGAGGCCATCACCACCCCGCCCGTCGGCGATGCCGTTTTCCTCCGCCGCGCCACCATCGACATCATCGGCCGCATCCCGACGATGGATGAGATCCGTGCCTTCGAGGCAATGGGCGAAGGCCGCAGGGAAAAACTCATCGACCGCCTGCTCTCCGACAAGCGCTACGCCGACCGCTGGACCATCTTCATGGCGGACATGCTCCGCATCCGCTCCGACATCGAGGGCGGCAACCAGCTCCTCGCCTACGTCAACGGCTCCCTCGCCGCAGGCAAACCCTACGACCTCATCGCCCGAGAGCTCATCAGCGCATCCGGCCGCGCGAACTCGAACCCCGCCGTAGGCTTCATCCTCGGCGACGACGTGAACCCGATGGAACTCGCCGCCGCCACCGCCCAGGTCTTCCTCGGCGTCCGCATGGGCTGCGCAATGTGCCACGACCATCCCTTCGACGATTGGCAGCAGCGAGACTTCTACGACCTCGCCGCGTTCTTCGGGAAAACCAAGAAGGTCGGCAACCGCGACCGCGGCATGGTCTATGCAACCGAAGGCGACACCATGGCGGTCATGTGGCCGCCCGAGGACAAGGCCAAGGAAGGCAAGCGCGAAGCCGTCCGACCTCGTTTCCCGTTCAAGTCTGCTGCGGTCAAAGAGACCCCGCCGCACATCGCCCGCTTCGAGAAAGCCCGCACGGCGCTTGAGGATAAATCATCCGGCAAAGATGCAAACGCAGAGCTCGACGCCCTCCTCGACGCCCCCGGCCCGACGGTCGGGCGGAGGCAAAACGAGGTTCTGGAGGAAGCGAAAAAGGAAAGCCGCCTGCTCGATGTCCACGGCGACATCTACCGTGCCAGCGAACTCCGCAACCAGCTCGCCGGCCTCATCACCAACCCCCGCAACGACTTCTTCGCCCGCGCCTTCGTAAACCGCATGTGGGCGGAACTCATCGGCCGCGGCTTCGTCGAGCCGCTCGACAACTTTTCCCCGTACGTCGATCTCAACCACGCCTCCACCCTCGATTTCCTCGCCCATGAGTTCACCGCCAGCGGCTTCGACATCCGCCACCTGATCCGCATCATCACGCTGTCCGATGCCTACCGCCGCTCCCAGCTCACCGCCGAGGTGCCGCTGACAATCCGCGAGCTGAGCGAGAGGAATTTCACCGCCGCCCCGGCCCGCCGAATGCTCGGCGAGGTGATCTACGACAGCATCGTCATTGCCGGGCACCTCGAGGATTTCAAATGGCCCGCCGGAGCGAACAACAAGGAAATCAGCCGCGAGATCCGGGTGCCGACCGGGGAATACATCATGGCCGAAAACGGCGCGGAACCAGCGCCCGTAATGGAAGCCGCCGCACCCAAGATGCGCGGCGACGGCTACGACCTCGAATCCTCGCTGAAACTCGATTTCAACTCCATCCTCTCCGCCGACGAACGCAACGAGCTTGATACGATGCGAAAGGAATCCGACGAGCAGATCAAGGCACGCGAGATGGCTGCGATGCAGAAAGAGAGGGATCAAAGGGTGATGAAATTCCGCACCGAGACCGTCACCGAGACCGTGGACGACAACCCGCGCTTCGACAGCGCCTTGCGGATGGCGACGCCAGCGCCGCCCGCCCACTTCCTCCGCGTCTTCGGCCAGCCCGCCCGCACCGGGCTCGGCGAATTCCGCGATCCCTCATCCTCCCTCCGCCAGCAACTCATGATGCTCAACGGCCGCATGACCCACGAGGCATCCCGCGTCGGGCCGCTTGAGCCGATCCACCGCGTCCTCGAAAAAGACACCGCACTGGCCATCGACTTCGCCTACCGGGAAATCCTCACCCGCCTGCCCACCCCGGAGGAAAAATCCGAAGCCCTCCAGCTCCTTTCCGAAAACCCCCACGAAGGCATGGCTGACCTCCGCTGGGCACTGCTCAACTGCAACGAATTCCGATTTGTGCCCTAG